One part of the Sorangiineae bacterium MSr11954 genome encodes these proteins:
- the hemH gene encoding ferrochelatase: protein MSGVGDPRDPRDERDQRDPRDERDSRGKRTAAILFSHGTVERLDELPAFVTNIRRGHAPPPEVVEELVRRYTAIGGRSPLGDITRELAKKVEAAVGLPTRMAMRMWHPYPEEVLAELVEDGIERVLVVPLAQHSTPAYAQAMQRAAEKLQKPLEIRCASNWGTSPSLTAAFAASIGEALAQLPEPTRAATVLVMTAHSVPTSVLRAGDPYERDVRASAEAIAATLASSAPNAAGAPASSGQAIPHLVAFQSQGMGGGEWLGPDLPSTLDAIAARGHRHVLFAPIGFLSDHVEVLYDLDIEAAEWARTRGLTTSRAASLNASPAFVETLAAIITELGR from the coding sequence ATGAGCGGGGTGGGGGACCCGCGCGATCCGCGGGACGAGCGCGACCAACGCGATCCGCGGGACGAGCGCGACTCGCGCGGCAAGCGAACCGCCGCGATTCTTTTTTCGCACGGTACCGTCGAACGCCTCGACGAGCTGCCGGCCTTCGTGACCAACATCCGCCGCGGCCATGCGCCGCCCCCCGAGGTCGTGGAGGAGCTGGTCCGGCGCTACACGGCCATCGGAGGTCGCTCCCCGCTGGGCGACATCACGCGCGAGCTGGCGAAGAAGGTCGAGGCTGCCGTTGGCCTCCCCACGCGCATGGCCATGCGCATGTGGCACCCGTACCCGGAAGAAGTGCTCGCCGAGCTGGTCGAAGACGGCATCGAGCGCGTTCTGGTCGTCCCCCTGGCGCAGCACTCCACCCCCGCGTACGCGCAAGCCATGCAGCGCGCCGCCGAAAAGCTCCAAAAGCCCCTCGAAATCCGCTGCGCCTCCAACTGGGGCACCTCCCCGAGCCTCACCGCCGCCTTCGCAGCATCCATCGGCGAAGCCTTGGCGCAGCTCCCCGAGCCCACCCGCGCCGCGACCGTCCTCGTCATGACGGCCCACAGCGTCCCCACCTCCGTGCTCCGCGCGGGCGATCCCTACGAGCGCGACGTCCGCGCCAGCGCCGAGGCCATTGCCGCGACCCTCGCGTCGAGCGCACCAAACGCCGCGGGCGCGCCCGCATCGAGCGGCCAAGCCATCCCGCACCTCGTCGCCTTTCAAAGCCAAGGCATGGGCGGAGGCGAGTGGCTCGGTCCCGATCTTCCCTCCACCCTCGATGCCATCGCAGCCCGCGGCCACCGCCACGTCCTCTTTGCGCCCATTGGCTTTTTGAGCGACCACGTCGAGGTCCTCTACGATCTCGACATCGAGGCCGCCGAGTGGGCACGCACCCGCGGCCTCACCACCAGCCGCGCCGCCTCCCTCAACGCGTCTCCCGCCTTCGTCGAGACCCTCGCCGCCATCATCACGGAGCTTGGCCGATGA
- the hemG gene encoding protoporphyrinogen oxidase, with product MTERARHIAIIGGGITGLACARAVSKLAAAQSLAQPQSAPVRVSLFERSARVGGNIVTENRSGFVLDGGPDSWLSTKPDAEKLARALRLGPELIATVETHRGAYVAWGKDLHRIPEGLVLGVPTAVGPMITTGLFDWDAKLRMALEPLVPRRVYHGDEDESVASFMSRRLGAEMVDRLAAPLLGGIFAGDAEAISVRAAFPQFVAAERDHGSLIMAMRAQRRARAESTESPDDAKPNKGGFLSLRGGLGSLIQAIVDDLHEVVVRTSCPIQRIARLDPDDPRGRYALETSRGPEIADDIVFAGPTHAAADIVRHLDAPLAEAFDRAMDYASTATVFLAFKRAQVAHDLDATGFIVPRTLGRKILAATWVSSKWDHRAPGGHVLMRAFLGGAGRDEILATDDDALADLALRELRIFTPIEGRPLFTRTFRFHRASPQPYLGHLPRIRALTEKLSHHPGLYIAGSGIDGVGIPDCIRQAETIARQLMAST from the coding sequence ATGACCGAGCGCGCGCGCCACATCGCGATCATCGGTGGCGGCATCACCGGCCTCGCCTGCGCCCGCGCCGTCTCCAAGCTCGCCGCCGCGCAATCCCTCGCGCAGCCGCAAAGCGCGCCCGTCCGCGTCAGCCTCTTCGAACGCTCCGCGCGGGTCGGCGGAAACATCGTCACCGAAAACCGCAGCGGCTTCGTCCTCGACGGCGGCCCCGACTCCTGGCTCTCGACCAAGCCCGACGCCGAAAAGCTCGCGCGCGCCCTCCGTCTCGGCCCCGAGCTGATCGCCACCGTCGAGACCCACCGCGGCGCCTATGTTGCCTGGGGCAAGGACCTGCATCGCATCCCCGAGGGCCTCGTCCTCGGCGTGCCCACCGCCGTGGGCCCCATGATCACCACCGGCCTCTTCGACTGGGACGCCAAGCTGCGCATGGCCCTCGAGCCGCTGGTCCCCCGCCGCGTCTACCACGGCGACGAAGACGAATCGGTCGCCTCGTTCATGTCGCGCCGCCTCGGCGCCGAAATGGTCGACCGGCTCGCGGCCCCGCTCCTCGGCGGCATCTTCGCGGGCGACGCCGAGGCCATCTCCGTCCGCGCCGCGTTTCCCCAGTTCGTCGCCGCCGAGCGCGATCACGGCTCCCTCATCATGGCCATGCGCGCCCAACGCCGCGCGCGCGCCGAGAGCACCGAATCCCCCGACGACGCCAAGCCCAACAAAGGCGGCTTCCTCTCCCTCCGCGGGGGCCTCGGCTCCCTCATCCAAGCCATCGTCGACGATCTCCACGAGGTGGTCGTTCGCACCAGCTGCCCCATCCAGCGCATCGCCCGTCTCGACCCCGACGATCCGCGCGGCCGCTACGCCCTCGAGACCTCCCGCGGCCCCGAAATCGCCGACGACATCGTCTTTGCAGGGCCCACCCACGCGGCCGCCGACATCGTCCGCCACCTGGACGCCCCTCTGGCCGAAGCCTTCGACCGCGCCATGGACTATGCCTCCACGGCCACCGTCTTCCTCGCCTTCAAGCGCGCCCAAGTCGCCCACGATCTCGACGCCACCGGCTTCATCGTCCCGCGCACCCTCGGCCGCAAAATCCTCGCCGCTACCTGGGTCTCCAGCAAGTGGGACCACCGCGCCCCCGGCGGCCACGTCCTCATGCGCGCCTTCCTCGGCGGCGCCGGCCGCGACGAGATCCTCGCCACGGACGACGACGCCCTCGCCGACCTCGCCCTCCGCGAGCTCCGCATCTTCACCCCCATCGAAGGCCGCCCCCTCTTCACCCGCACCTTCCGCTTCCACCGCGCGAGCCCCCAGCCCTACCTCGGCCACCTCCCCCGCATCCGCGCCCTCACCGAAAAGCTCTCCCACCACCCCGGCCTCTACATCGCCGGCAGCGGCATCGACGGCGTCGGCATCCCCGACTGCATCCGCCAAGCCGAAACCATCGCCCGCCAACTCATGGCGTCCACCTAA
- a CDS encoding Uma2 family endonuclease, whose protein sequence is MSIMGQPRRYRVNPADPRAPKMEIWELLSPAERKRVVDELPAEVPWELMPPEGDFHRKAKERAVDSLDGYFRRIGRRIYVSAELAVYYPDERRFSPDLLAVTDVDHHDRQKWVVAAEGKGLDLVMEVVAEGSEKKDYEYNVARYARLGISEYFIYDRKRVHLVGYALPEAGATTYQPILPQVGRWPSRVLGLDLSLEAERVRFFSGTAPLPESAELAARAEHLLTEAIAKREEAERRAEEEARRAEHAEEELQQLRAELERFKRQR, encoded by the coding sequence ATGAGCATCATGGGCCAGCCGCGTCGATACCGCGTGAATCCTGCCGATCCACGCGCGCCGAAGATGGAGATCTGGGAGCTCCTGAGCCCCGCGGAACGCAAACGCGTGGTCGACGAGTTGCCTGCCGAAGTTCCGTGGGAGCTCATGCCCCCGGAAGGCGATTTCCATCGCAAGGCCAAGGAACGCGCCGTCGATTCGCTCGATGGCTACTTCCGCAGGATAGGCCGTAGAATCTACGTCTCGGCGGAGCTTGCGGTTTACTACCCGGACGAGCGTCGATTCTCGCCCGATCTCCTCGCGGTCACCGACGTCGACCACCACGACCGGCAAAAGTGGGTCGTTGCCGCAGAAGGCAAAGGGCTCGATCTCGTGATGGAAGTCGTCGCGGAGGGGAGCGAGAAGAAAGACTACGAGTACAACGTGGCGCGCTACGCGCGATTGGGGATCTCGGAGTACTTCATCTACGATCGCAAGCGTGTGCACTTGGTGGGCTATGCACTGCCCGAGGCCGGTGCAACGACGTATCAACCGATCCTTCCGCAGGTCGGGCGGTGGCCGTCACGGGTGCTGGGGTTGGACTTATCGCTCGAGGCCGAGCGGGTGCGATTTTTTTCGGGGACCGCTCCCCTCCCCGAGTCGGCGGAGCTCGCGGCGCGCGCCGAGCACCTTCTCACGGAGGCGATCGCGAAACGCGAAGAGGCCGAGCGACGCGCCGAGGAAGAAGCGCGACGCGCCGAGCACGCCGAAGAGGAGCTCCAGCAGCTTCGCGCGGAGCTCGAACGCTTCAAGCGCCAACGTTAG
- a CDS encoding DedA family protein yields MVKAIFLVLGGFCVYVMGTLSYIGIALLMGIESACIPLPSELIMPYAGAMTEPSVRDALSEQFKIQLPQFNLLFAAIAGALGCNLGSELAYRVGATGGRRAIERYGKYVLLSKHELAIADRWFERRGDIIVFVARLLPVVRTFIAFPAGVARMNWTKFHIYTFVGSLPWCYALGYVGQRLGLSLLDESSPLKHFMHKFDAVIGAVIVIAGVWFVRSRLKALRGYREAAAADEAP; encoded by the coding sequence ATGGTCAAAGCCATCTTCCTCGTTCTTGGCGGCTTCTGCGTCTACGTCATGGGGACGCTCAGCTACATCGGTATTGCGCTGTTGATGGGCATCGAGAGCGCGTGCATTCCGCTCCCGAGCGAGCTCATCATGCCATACGCCGGGGCGATGACCGAGCCGAGCGTGCGTGACGCGCTCTCGGAGCAGTTCAAGATTCAGCTCCCCCAGTTCAACCTTCTTTTTGCGGCCATCGCGGGGGCGCTCGGGTGCAACCTGGGCAGCGAGCTCGCGTACCGCGTGGGCGCCACGGGTGGCCGGCGGGCCATCGAGCGTTATGGGAAGTACGTTCTTTTGAGCAAGCACGAGCTGGCCATCGCGGATCGCTGGTTCGAGCGGCGCGGGGACATCATCGTGTTCGTCGCGCGCCTCTTGCCGGTGGTGCGGACATTCATCGCGTTCCCCGCGGGGGTGGCGCGTATGAACTGGACGAAGTTTCACATCTACACGTTCGTGGGCTCGCTCCCGTGGTGCTACGCGCTCGGATACGTGGGGCAGCGGCTCGGGTTGTCCTTGCTCGATGAGAGCTCGCCGCTCAAGCACTTCATGCACAAGTTCGACGCGGTGATTGGCGCGGTGATTGTCATCGCCGGCGTCTGGTTCGTTCGTTCGCGGCTCAAGGCGTTGCGCGGATACCGCGAGGCTGCGGCGGCGGACGAAGCGCCGTAA
- a CDS encoding Stp1/IreP family PP2C-type Ser/Thr phosphatase — protein MRALAAGLSDVGLQREHNEDSFIVLKEYDLFVVADGMGGHRAGDVASRLATETISEFFKSTANEDVTWPFHFDTNLSEEENRLLTGIRVANRQIFERSTRSREYHGMGTTVVGAMFSPSKRRMYIGHVGDSRCYRIREGQIRLLTRDHSLINDYLLAMPDLTEEQRSELPKNVITRALGMQDQVVVDLQHDDPKDGDVYILCSDGLSGMIVDDEIKKIVSHSANISEACRKLIEKANEHGGEDNITAVLIKIEERDDEDSVSSETEKTPVPPEDGDDDDPPGAFADEPTHPGLVEASSPAAVPAAGKPSPSKGEPAGVGSSGSEPAGGGAKPKK, from the coding sequence ATGCGGGCCTTAGCAGCCGGGCTGAGCGATGTAGGGCTTCAGCGCGAGCACAACGAAGACTCCTTCATCGTACTCAAAGAGTACGACCTATTCGTCGTGGCCGACGGCATGGGTGGGCATCGTGCGGGGGACGTGGCTTCGCGCCTGGCCACCGAAACGATCAGCGAGTTTTTCAAGTCGACCGCCAACGAAGACGTCACCTGGCCCTTTCACTTCGACACGAACCTGTCCGAGGAGGAAAACCGCCTCCTCACGGGCATCCGCGTCGCCAACCGCCAAATCTTTGAGCGAAGCACGCGCTCCCGCGAATACCACGGCATGGGCACCACCGTGGTAGGGGCCATGTTCAGCCCGAGCAAGAGGCGGATGTACATCGGCCACGTGGGCGACTCGCGCTGTTACCGCATTCGCGAAGGCCAAATCCGCCTCCTCACGCGGGACCACTCGCTCATCAACGACTACCTGCTCGCGATGCCCGACCTCACCGAGGAGCAGCGCAGCGAGCTCCCGAAGAACGTCATCACGCGCGCGCTGGGCATGCAGGACCAAGTGGTGGTCGACCTGCAGCACGACGATCCCAAGGACGGCGACGTCTACATCCTCTGCTCGGACGGTCTGTCCGGGATGATCGTCGACGACGAGATCAAAAAAATCGTCTCCCACTCGGCCAACATCTCCGAGGCGTGCCGAAAGCTGATCGAGAAAGCCAACGAGCACGGGGGCGAGGACAACATCACCGCGGTGCTCATCAAGATCGAAGAGCGCGACGACGAGGACTCCGTCAGCTCGGAGACCGAGAAGACCCCCGTCCCGCCAGAAGACGGCGACGACGACGATCCGCCGGGCGCCTTCGCCGACGAGCCGACCCACCCGGGGCTGGTCGAGGCTTCCTCGCCGGCCGCAGTTCCTGCCGCGGGCAAACCAAGCCCGAGCAAAGGTGAACCTGCTGGCGTCGGATCGAGCGGAAGCGAGCCGGCGGGCGGGGGCGCGAAGCCGAAAAAATAG
- the frr gene encoding ribosome recycling factor, which produces MLEDIHKELFGAIGRAHDALRRDLAKLRAGRANPNLLESIRVDYYGTPTSLSKMANINVPEPRLITVKPWDKTQLKAVDKALRESDLGLNPQVDGDLIRIPLPPLTEERRKEFVKIAKKYGEECKVTIRKARHDALDMLNEIENEGGASSDDVDRAKKKAEETVSDGVKQVDALVATKEKDILEI; this is translated from the coding sequence ATGCTGGAGGACATACACAAAGAGCTATTCGGAGCCATCGGCCGGGCGCACGACGCGCTTCGACGCGATCTGGCGAAATTACGTGCGGGGCGCGCGAACCCGAACCTGCTCGAGAGCATCCGCGTCGATTATTACGGAACGCCGACGTCGCTAAGCAAGATGGCCAACATCAACGTGCCGGAGCCTCGTCTGATCACGGTCAAGCCGTGGGACAAGACGCAGCTCAAGGCCGTCGACAAAGCTCTACGGGAGAGCGATTTGGGGCTCAACCCGCAGGTCGACGGAGACCTCATTCGCATCCCGCTCCCGCCGCTCACCGAAGAGCGCCGCAAAGAGTTCGTGAAGATCGCGAAAAAGTACGGCGAAGAGTGCAAGGTCACCATCCGCAAGGCGCGTCACGACGCGCTCGACATGCTGAACGAGATCGAGAACGAGGGGGGCGCAAGCTCAGATGACGTCGATCGGGCGAAAAAGAAGGCCGAGGAGACCGTCTCCGACGGCGTCAAGCAGGTGGATGCCCTTGTGGCGACAAAAGAGAAAGATATTCTCGAAATTTGA
- a CDS encoding SDR family oxidoreductase, with protein sequence MSRPGFDEVVLLTGYPSFSARKICEEILLSPKTLVHAVVRSKSTADAMAALDTLPLDQRRRVNLLEGDAAAMDLGLSGKELGTIVKEVDRIHHAAEVSYLGVDTSMAEQINVVGAREILEIAEACSDLKCLVFHSTAAVSGDRAGFVKEDELDKQQGFRNVVEQTKARAERMMRAAMPRVPIAVVRPSIVVGDSQTGEVDRFDGPYILILLMVTSPPDFALPLPGRGDSPLHLVPIDYVAKAARAIGLDPRSPGRTFHIVDPHPLTARHIFELVARAGGRRLPRGFIPANLTKALLRTPGLDRFAKSPRAFLDALATPVVYGTANTDEVLAGTGIQCPPFESYVERLVEFVQVRLREKREKKLADRELEDPLG encoded by the coding sequence ATGTCTCGCCCGGGGTTCGATGAAGTGGTGCTGCTCACGGGGTATCCCTCCTTCAGCGCGCGCAAAATATGTGAAGAGATCCTGCTGTCGCCGAAGACCTTGGTGCACGCGGTGGTTCGCTCGAAGTCGACGGCCGACGCCATGGCGGCGCTCGACACCTTGCCGCTCGATCAGCGAAGGCGGGTCAACCTGCTCGAGGGCGACGCCGCCGCGATGGACCTCGGCCTCTCGGGCAAGGAGCTCGGCACCATCGTCAAGGAGGTGGACCGCATCCACCACGCCGCCGAGGTCTCGTACCTCGGGGTGGACACCTCGATGGCCGAGCAGATCAACGTGGTCGGCGCGCGCGAGATCCTGGAGATCGCCGAGGCGTGCTCGGACTTGAAGTGCCTCGTCTTCCACTCGACGGCCGCCGTCTCCGGCGATCGCGCTGGCTTCGTCAAGGAGGACGAGCTCGACAAGCAACAAGGCTTCCGCAACGTGGTCGAGCAGACGAAGGCGCGCGCCGAGCGCATGATGCGGGCCGCGATGCCGCGCGTGCCCATCGCGGTGGTGCGGCCATCCATCGTGGTGGGCGACTCGCAGACCGGGGAGGTCGATCGCTTCGACGGACCGTACATCCTCATTTTGCTCATGGTCACCTCCCCGCCGGACTTCGCGCTGCCCTTGCCGGGGCGCGGCGATTCGCCGCTTCATCTGGTCCCCATCGACTACGTGGCCAAGGCCGCGCGCGCCATCGGGCTCGATCCGCGCAGCCCCGGGCGCACCTTCCACATCGTCGACCCGCACCCCCTGACCGCGCGCCACATCTTCGAGCTGGTGGCCCGCGCGGGCGGACGTCGATTGCCGCGCGGCTTCATCCCCGCCAACTTGACGAAGGCGCTCCTGCGCACCCCGGGGCTCGACCGCTTCGCCAAGAGCCCGCGCGCCTTCCTCGATGCGCTGGCCACGCCGGTGGTCTACGGCACCGCGAACACCGACGAGGTTCTGGCGGGGACGGGGATCCAGTGCCCGCCGTTCGAGAGCTATGTCGAGCGCTTGGTGGAGTTCGTGCAAGTGCGGCTTCGTGAGAAGCGCGAGAAGAAGCTCGCCGATCGCGAGCTCGAGGATCCGCTGGGATGA
- a CDS encoding DUF4911 domain-containing protein, with protein MSGREPKDHLRAPGVTSTPSVKSVPPAIGPGMITRQVRVRTRDVVFLKGIVEALEGVAQVFAERGGDLTIAAPAGRERELDGIIDDLCRELGAMRVDPPAPSST; from the coding sequence ATGAGCGGCCGCGAACCGAAGGACCATCTGCGCGCGCCGGGCGTGACGAGCACGCCGAGCGTGAAGAGCGTGCCGCCCGCCATCGGGCCGGGGATGATCACCCGGCAAGTCCGTGTGCGCACGCGCGACGTCGTCTTCCTCAAGGGGATCGTGGAGGCGCTCGAGGGCGTCGCCCAAGTGTTCGCCGAGCGCGGCGGCGATCTGACCATCGCCGCGCCGGCCGGCCGTGAGCGCGAGCTCGACGGAATCATCGACGATCTTTGCCGGGAGCTCGGCGCCATGCGCGTCGATCCGCCCGCGCCCTCGTCCACCTAG
- a CDS encoding aldehyde dehydrogenase family protein, with protein MPSLITSYINGKSVAGTAGKLTSTNPAQIADVVAEVSLANEAEFAQAFAAAKSAQKAWAQTPAPRRGRVIAAVGKLVEANKEALAALVTREVGKPYAESLGEVQEIIDTCDFFLGEGRRLYGHTVPSEMPDKQLFTFRVPVGVAAIITAGNFPVAVPAWYLVPALLCGNAVVWKPAEYASALGDALTRLFVAGGVPAGVLNTVHADGATTYRALEAALEQAQLQKIGFTGSTEVGRRIGELAGRHLQTPCLELGGKNPLVVMPDADLDLAAEGALFSGFGTAGQRCTSLGVALVHDSVYDAFLSRFVSRVASAVIGDPTNRAVLYGPLLSSRFLESFEQWMAHIGPHHQVHGSTGRGRITAKNPRTGFVGDPEAGYYAHPSIVTGVRADDALYRNETFGPLVSVMRFSSFDEAIELANGHGYGLSSAIYTRNPVHAFQFRERVSAGMVSINNSTSGAEAHLPFGGNGKSGNGSRQSGVWVLDQFTRWQSTNWDYAGKLQKAQMDIEEPTVDAGFRL; from the coding sequence ATGCCCTCGCTCATCACGTCGTACATCAACGGAAAGTCCGTCGCCGGCACCGCCGGTAAGCTCACCTCCACCAACCCCGCGCAGATCGCAGACGTCGTCGCCGAGGTGTCGCTGGCGAACGAAGCCGAGTTCGCGCAGGCGTTCGCCGCCGCCAAGAGCGCGCAAAAAGCGTGGGCCCAGACCCCCGCGCCGCGCCGCGGCCGCGTGATCGCCGCCGTTGGAAAGCTGGTGGAGGCGAACAAAGAGGCGCTGGCTGCCTTGGTCACGCGCGAGGTCGGAAAGCCCTACGCCGAGTCCTTGGGCGAGGTGCAAGAGATCATCGACACGTGCGACTTCTTCCTCGGCGAGGGGCGAAGGCTCTACGGGCACACGGTGCCCTCCGAGATGCCCGACAAGCAGCTCTTCACGTTCCGCGTTCCGGTGGGCGTGGCCGCGATCATCACCGCGGGCAATTTCCCGGTGGCGGTGCCCGCGTGGTACCTGGTGCCCGCGCTCCTCTGCGGCAACGCGGTGGTGTGGAAACCGGCGGAGTACGCGTCGGCGTTGGGCGATGCGCTCACCCGCCTCTTCGTCGCCGGCGGCGTGCCCGCGGGGGTGCTCAACACGGTCCACGCCGACGGCGCCACCACGTACCGGGCCCTGGAGGCCGCGCTCGAGCAAGCGCAGCTCCAGAAGATCGGCTTCACCGGCTCGACGGAGGTCGGTCGCCGCATCGGCGAGCTCGCCGGGCGGCACCTGCAAACGCCGTGTCTGGAGCTGGGCGGAAAGAACCCGCTGGTGGTGATGCCCGACGCCGATCTGGATCTCGCGGCCGAGGGCGCGCTCTTCTCCGGCTTCGGCACCGCCGGCCAGCGCTGCACGTCGCTCGGCGTGGCGCTGGTGCACGACAGCGTCTACGACGCGTTCCTCTCCCGCTTCGTGTCGCGCGTCGCCTCGGCGGTCATCGGCGATCCGACGAACCGCGCGGTGCTCTACGGTCCGCTGCTCTCATCGCGGTTCCTCGAGTCGTTCGAGCAGTGGATGGCGCACATTGGGCCGCACCACCAGGTGCACGGCTCCACCGGCCGCGGGCGCATCACCGCCAAGAACCCGCGCACCGGCTTCGTCGGCGATCCGGAGGCCGGCTACTACGCGCACCCCTCCATCGTCACCGGCGTGCGCGCGGACGACGCGCTCTACCGCAACGAGACGTTCGGCCCCCTCGTGTCGGTGATGCGCTTCTCGTCCTTCGACGAGGCCATCGAGCTCGCGAACGGCCACGGCTACGGGTTGTCCTCCGCGATCTACACGCGCAACCCCGTTCACGCGTTCCAGTTCCGCGAGCGCGTATCGGCGGGCATGGTCAGCATCAACAACTCCACCTCCGGCGCCGAGGCGCACCTCCCCTTCGGCGGCAACGGCAAATCCGGCAATGGCTCGCGCCAATCGGGCGTGTGGGTGCTCGACCAATTCACGCGCTGGCAATCGACCAACTGGGATTACGCCGGCAAGCTGCAAAAGGCGCAAATGGATATCGAGGAGCCCACGGTCGACGCGGGGTTCCGTCTCTAG
- a CDS encoding pseudouridine synthase yields MASRLESAPLPAPSTHARLRVLCEHAEPCGGCPIIGLSYGEQLSLKRGRVVQSVARYSALELLYTEPVIFADSITEYRTRAKLIVAPGGKIGLYAKGGGHQIVDIPNCQVLSPSLARVAALLRRIVGRDEARRGPLAPFDVIGTGALRAVDLREVRETLEGPSRVLLTLVLQRSRVADLAHLRAAAAELVSEEPLLAGVAANFHEGEAPQILGNETVVLRGATSAPDRVGDSTHLATFGSFVQAHREQAARVHRMLAAALLGGKPPGPPGGPRPRILDLYGGSGAIALSLAAAGAEVRLVESFAPAVAQAKAAAEMQQLPLEAECGDVAGTLRTLGQRGARFTAAVVNPPRRGMSPVARELLSRLDVESIAYVSCDPDTLARDLDHFTRLGFTTTHLRPLDMIPLTDEVETVAILRRSAVPRARVVYEDEEVLVVDKGPYEPTTPQGEYRGSLVVRVRKIPGAEEAVPVHRLDVGTSGLVLFVRRPELVARWSAAFASPTARKIYVVGVRGITPSKGAITRDLREDGVSHPARTRYRRLAVASGHSVLRVIPEQGRTHQIRRHLAAIGHAVLGDDRYGHAPTNRFFEERNGLDRTFMHCVRLECDHPATRLRLIIEAPLPGDLRAVLERAGGPGTLRFLDHKNALGTASSLPPPPDAHHEHGAPLDIHGVTDTGALPAVTDAVLAGDTAQLPALPIVVLPNDTGTLPAVIDPPDLPDDDDRNGGF; encoded by the coding sequence ATGGCGTCGCGTTTAGAGTCCGCACCCCTCCCCGCGCCGAGTACGCACGCACGATTGCGCGTGCTGTGCGAACACGCCGAGCCTTGCGGCGGCTGTCCCATCATCGGGCTCTCGTACGGCGAGCAGCTTTCGCTGAAGCGCGGGCGCGTGGTGCAGTCGGTTGCACGGTATTCGGCGCTCGAGCTGCTCTATACGGAGCCGGTCATCTTTGCCGACTCCATCACCGAGTACCGCACGCGGGCAAAGCTCATTGTCGCGCCGGGGGGCAAGATCGGGCTGTATGCCAAAGGGGGCGGACACCAGATCGTCGACATTCCGAATTGCCAAGTGCTCTCACCTTCGCTGGCCCGGGTGGCCGCGTTGCTGCGGCGCATCGTCGGCCGCGATGAAGCGCGGCGCGGGCCGCTCGCGCCCTTCGATGTCATCGGCACGGGCGCGCTGCGCGCCGTGGACCTGCGCGAGGTGCGCGAAACATTGGAGGGGCCGTCGCGGGTGCTTTTGACGCTCGTGCTGCAGCGCTCCCGGGTAGCGGATCTCGCGCACCTGCGTGCGGCGGCGGCGGAGCTGGTGTCGGAGGAACCGCTCCTCGCAGGCGTGGCCGCCAATTTTCACGAGGGCGAGGCGCCGCAAATCCTGGGCAACGAAACGGTGGTTTTGCGGGGCGCCACATCGGCCCCCGATCGCGTGGGCGACTCCACGCACCTGGCCACCTTCGGCTCGTTCGTGCAGGCGCACCGCGAGCAAGCCGCCCGCGTGCACCGCATGCTGGCCGCCGCGCTCCTCGGTGGGAAGCCCCCTGGCCCGCCGGGCGGGCCGCGCCCGCGCATTCTGGATCTCTATGGCGGCTCCGGCGCCATTGCGCTGAGCCTCGCGGCCGCAGGGGCCGAGGTGCGCTTGGTCGAGTCCTTTGCGCCCGCGGTGGCGCAGGCCAAAGCGGCTGCCGAGATGCAGCAGCTGCCGCTCGAGGCCGAGTGCGGCGACGTGGCGGGCACCTTGCGCACGCTCGGTCAGCGCGGCGCGCGCTTTACCGCGGCGGTGGTGAATCCGCCGCGGCGGGGTATGAGCCCGGTGGCGCGCGAGCTGCTCTCGCGGCTGGACGTGGAGAGCATCGCGTACGTCTCGTGCGATCCCGATACCCTGGCGCGCGATCTCGACCACTTTACGCGCCTTGGTTTCACCACCACGCACCTGCGCCCGCTCGACATGATCCCGCTCACCGACGAGGTGGAGACGGTCGCCATCCTGCGTCGCAGCGCGGTCCCGCGCGCGCGGGTCGTCTATGAAGACGAAGAGGTGCTGGTCGTCGACAAGGGCCCGTACGAGCCGACCACGCCGCAAGGCGAGTACCGCGGGTCGCTGGTGGTGCGCGTGCGAAAGATCCCGGGCGCGGAGGAGGCCGTGCCGGTGCACCGCCTCGACGTGGGCACCAGCGGGCTCGTTCTGTTCGTGCGAAGGCCCGAGCTGGTGGCGCGCTGGTCCGCCGCCTTTGCGAGCCCGACGGCCCGCAAAATCTATGTGGTCGGGGTGCGCGGAATCACGCCCTCCAAGGGCGCCATCACCCGCGATCTGCGCGAGGACGGCGTCTCGCACCCGGCGCGCACGCGCTACCGGCGCCTGGCGGTGGCCAGCGGGCACAGCGTGCTTCGGGTCATCCCGGAGCAGGGGCGCACGCACCAGATCCGGCGGCACCTGGCGGCCATCGGGCACGCGGTGCTCGGCGACGATCGCTACGGCCATGCGCCGACGAACCGCTTCTTCGAGGAGCGAAACGGCCTCGATCGAACCTTCATGCACTGCGTGCGGCTCGAGTGCGATCACCCGGCCACGCGGCTGCGCCTGATCATCGAAGCGCCCCTCCCCGGCGATCTGCGCGCCGTGCTGGAGCGCGCCGGCGGCCCCGGAACCTTGCGCTTTCTGGATCACAAGAACGCGCTGGGCACCGCATCGAGCCTTCCGCCGCCACCCGACGCGCACCACGAGCACGGCGCGCCGCTCGACATCCACGGCGTCACCGACACGGGCGCGCTCCCCGCCGTCACCGACGCCGTCCTGGCGGGCGACACGGCGCAGCTCCCTGCGCTCCCCATCGTGGTGCTCCCGAACGACACGGGCACATTGCCCGCCGTGATCGATCCGCCGGATCTTCCGGACGACGACGATCGCAACGGCGGGTTCTAG